The following proteins are co-located in the Patescibacteria group bacterium genome:
- the lepB gene encoding signal peptidase I, producing MLFRKRSEPVGPSTLERMFGPTVGAVGNFFLEIAQIAILALVIILITRHFLILPFIVKGASMEPNFHDNEYLIVDEVTYRFRAPERGEIVVFHPPENEGQYYIKRIIGLPKERVEVKNGKITIYNDKYPSGIVLPEEYLTETTTGSDSVTLGPDQYYVMGDNRNASLDSRSFGYVPKDHIIGRVWIRGLPLEKAGTFMTPVYQY from the coding sequence CGAGCACCCTCGAAAGAATGTTTGGTCCAACAGTGGGTGCGGTTGGTAATTTTTTTCTAGAGATCGCCCAGATTGCCATCTTGGCTTTGGTCATTATTCTTATCACTCGGCATTTTCTCATTTTGCCTTTTATTGTGAAAGGTGCGTCCATGGAGCCGAATTTTCATGACAATGAATATTTGATTGTGGACGAGGTGACTTATCGGTTTCGCGCGCCTGAACGTGGCGAGATAGTCGTGTTTCATCCGCCCGAAAACGAGGGTCAGTATTACATCAAGAGAATTATCGGCTTGCCAAAAGAACGGGTTGAAGTTAAGAACGGCAAGATAACTATCTATAATGATAAGTATCCGTCCGGAATTGTTTTACCGGAGGAGTACTTGACGGAAACCACGACCGGTAGCGATAGTGTGACGCTTGGGCCGGACCAGTACTATGTAATGGGAGATAACCGCAACGCTAGTCTTGACTCCAGATCGTTTGGTTATGTGCCCAAGGATCATATTATTGGCCGAGTGTGGATCCGTGGTTTGCCACTTGAGAAAGCAGGAACTTTCATGACCCCGGTTTATCAGTATTAA